In Deltaproteobacteria bacterium, the sequence GCTACGGACAAGCAGTTCTGCGTTTACATCCTGGCCAGCAAACGGAACGGCACGCTGTACCTTGGGGTGACTTCACAGCTGGCAACGCGGGTGTGGCAGCATAA encodes:
- a CDS encoding GIY-YIG nuclease family protein yields the protein MAFGATDKQFCVYILASKRNGTLYLGVTSQLATRVWQH